The genome window TACAAAATCTCAGAACACGAGGGATGCAGTAAAGAATTTATATAACTGGGAAAAGGAATCAGGAAAGCTTGTCAGATTTGTTAAGGAATTCATTCAATAACCCCTGCGGCCAAAGCAATTGCAGCCTGATTCCGCCGTAATAGATCAGCAGGCCGATTCCGGAAATCAGAACTCCTGAAAGAACAAATATATTCTCAATTAAATAAAAACTGCTGTAACCAACTGAAAGTATCAAAAGCGGGACCGTTACATCTGATAGTCTGATTGACTCAGAAACACTGCGTAATGATACTCTGCTGATATACAGAAATACTGACATAAATGCCATCAAAGTTGCCACGGCTGCTCCATAAATACCGATAAGCGGAATGAGCAGAAAATTTAATCCGGCATTAATCACAATCCCGGTCAGATCCATCTTCAGAAAGTAATTCCCTTTTGCGAGAGTATAAGGATAAATAGAAAAATAAGAAACCAATCCGCTGAAAATATATGCAGTGAGCAGAATGGGAATCAGTCCAATACCGCTGCCATAGTTTCCCGCAAAAAACTGGCCCAGACCAGGTATATGAGTAAATCCTGCTTTACTTAAAAGAAGAAAAGCAAGTGACAGCAATACCAGTATATTAATAAGATTTCTGAAAACCCGGGGTGACTTTTCGCTGTATTCTCCGTTTCGCATAAGTTCTATTCCGGCCGGAGTCCATGCCGTTCTGAATGCAATCACAAATACGTTAAGTCCTAGCGCAATACGGTACATGAAAGAGTATATCCCTACTTCCTCCTCGCTCAGATAGTAAAGCAGAATAAAGCGGTCAGAGACATCAAGCAGTGTCGAAAATAAAGCTCCTGCAACTACCGGCATTCCAAAAACCAGAACCGGTTTCAGGGGAATATGACCTGAGTTCATGGTAAGCTGACCTCTGATAAGGAAAATTCCCATTGGCAGAATTATCAGCGGCGAAACAAGATGAGCGGAAGCAAAAGAGAAAATGTTGTTAAAACCGGTAAGAAGCATGGTAACAAGTACTGCAACATGAACCAGAGTGGATGCAAACTGCAGCAAAGCAACTGTTCGCGCCTGCTGCTCTGTTCTGAAGTACTGAATTATAGTCATGCTCACTGTTTCAACAGCGGCAGCCAGGAAAAGCATCTGATAATAGACAGTATAATTCCCGTTCCCATGAACAAGACGGGCAATGCTTTCTGAAAATGTGAATAACAGGAAGAAGAGAATCCCCGCCCAGATGATATATCTGAAAAAGAAAAGTGACAGAACCTTCCCTGAGCCATGTATGTCTTTATATTCGAGATAAAACTTCGGAAAGATGGTCTGCATCCCTAACTGGAAGAACACAGCAGCAGTTACGGAAACACCCATCATCAGGGATGCAATGCCGAATTCTTCCGCAGAAAAGAAGTAAGAATAAAAAGGAAGGAGTAAAAAGCTGATTCCTTTTACAGTAAATCCTGTCAGAGTATAAAGAAACGTTGAAAATCCAAGTGACGATTTTTGTGACACTCAGATTATTCCTTTTTCTCTGTACAGGCTCTTCAGCGCAGAATTAACAGATTCAAAGGAATGGTATTTTTCAACCCACGTTTTCCCCTTCTCACCTTTTGCAAGCCGGAACTCTTTATCATCAATCAGCCGCATAAGCTGTTCAAACAATTCACGTTCGTTATTTGCAACAACAAACGGATTTTCAGGAAGCCAATCTTCATATTCTTTGGTTATATTAGTCAGCGTCGGAATGCCCATACCAAGTGTCTCAAGTCCGGCCTTTCCGTAACCTGTTCCTCCCATCTTGCCCCCTACCTGGTCAATGGATATATCACAATCAGCTTTGATTTCCAGTAATTCTCCCCTGGGAACTCCTTCACAGAGGATAAACTCAATATCCCGCTGTTTTTTAACTTTTTCGATAACTTCAAGAATCAGATCAGTCCCCTTATATTTCCTGTTAGTCGGAGAATGGATAATTTTTAATTTTTTTCTCTCTCTTGTAACAGGTTCCGGAAGTTCCGCCGTTGAATAGGGATAAAATAAATAGTGCAGATCATTCTTCATTGCCAGATGATCATATTCGGATGTGATATTCAGATCGGAGATTTCATCAAGTTCACGGATTACCCCGCGCAGCCGGAGATCACTGCCGTAATAGCAGCATACGATTTTTTTCCCGGCCTGTTTCCACTTAAGAGCCTGCCTCGGATAGCGGTAGAAATCCAGCCCGGCATCAAAGTGAATAATGTCAAATGAATCAAGTTCATAGTCTCTGATAACTCTGTTGATCACAGGCCTTCTTATTGTATCATTCAGAAAGAAATAGAGTTTCTCAGCAGCATTGGAGGGAGTAAAGTAATGCGGATAGTTTATTACAGTTTTCGCAGTTTGTTCTGCCTTTTTTCTACGCCACAATCTGGCAGCAGAAAAAACGGGCAAAGGCAGTTCAAGGCAGATATCCTCTGGAAACTGAAGCGGATTTTTATGAAGTGTAATAATCCTGGAATAATCACCGCACGCATTATGCATTTCATAAAAGCTGTAAGGTACACCGGCATAATTCTGCGGAGCAATATGCAGGATGCGAAGCATCAGAGCTCTATATAAAAAGTATCTCTGAAGATTCCCCGTGCGCCAAAGTTTTCCTTAAATCTCCCCAATCCCCAATTCGGCTCCATATTTACGGTAAAGATGCCAAAGTCCAGGAATTTAAATCCTTCATCCCGTGAACGATTCATGATTTCATAAAACAGCAGATTAACCGGGCGGTACATCTGATATTCTTCATCATGGCTTATATAAAAAGCAAGAACAACATTATTATTCGCGGAAAAATTGCAAACCCCCGCAAGTAATGTTTCATCCTTAAATGCTCCCCACAAGCGGATTTTAGCAGGATACATTTGCTTCAGGCGCTTTAATTCTTCGAGCGTGTGAGTAGGATTAACATTATGACGCATCCGCAGATTCTTTTTCAGAATTTCGTAGTATTCATCAAACCGTTCAGTTTCGGCGATTTCAACACCAAGACTCTGTGCTTTCTTTAATGCAGTACGCGCCTCGGGCCGGTAGGAGGCAAGAATTGACTCCCTGCCGCCGCTTAGTTCCACCACACTGGAGACTTCTCTTTTGAGATAACTGAATCCGTTTCGGAACAATGCAAAATCAAGATAGTTAGAGTAACTGGACGCATAAATTATTGGCGGGAGGGTGAGCTGAATTGCATCAAACCCGTTGTTCTTTGCGAACTCAAGAGTTTGTTCAACAACAGTAAATGCTTCCTTGAGATTAAAGGAACTTTTATATACGAATCCTCCGTACGATGCTCCAGAGTGGGAAGAAAGTACTCTTTTTCCGTTTCTGTTTATCGCGACTGCGGGAAGTAAAGAGAGAGGTTTGCCATCTTTGAAGAACAGTAGTGAAGTGTCCTCAAATCTGCCTTCAGGATGATAAGAAAGAAATTTCCTTGTATGAAAAATTGTACCATTGTCAGATTTTTCAACAAACTCATCCCATTCAGCGGAGGAGAGTTCTGTGTCACTCAGCTTTTTATAATCGAATACCATCAGAAACGATAATTTAGTGAGATTAAATGTCCGGCTCCGAGATCTTCAGCAAAAGGGGTAAATCCGTAATCAATTCGTATGCCGCTGATGTTGAATCCTAAACCTGCCGTTAAATAATTTGAATCATTAAGCGGCAGGGTGCCAAACCGCATGGCCACCATATTGTCATAAACAATCTCAGCGCCTGCATTCAAACCAAAAATACCTGATGTAAGCTGCTGCTGAACTTCAGCACTCGCGGAAACATCAAACTGCGGAAAGATGGAAGCAAAAGATTTATTAATTCCTGCTCTGAATGCTGCCGGCAGTTTGGTCGGGTTATTTTTGAGATTATTCATACTTCCGATATTACTGAGTGCCGCAGAAACGCGAAAACCTGAGAATGTATAAACTGCTCCTACATCAAAGGCAAAACCATCGGCCTGATCAGCAAGATAATCCTCATATAAATATTTAATGGTGACACCTGACTGCCAGTTTTCAGCCGGTGAAAAAGCAGCACCAATACTAACAGTCATTGCGTGAGCATTAAACGTCCCCTCCGGATCACCGGGTTTGTTTCTTATTTCAATATCATCTACTGAACTTATGCTCAATCCGGCAGCGGCTGTTAAACCCCAGAATGAACTCTTCGCTGCAAAATACTCCGATGATACCCCTTGAATCCATTGATTGTGGAATATGAACACCTCAGGTGCAGAGGACTCATTCAATGAAGCAGGATTATAGAATAATGCCGTAACATCCGAAGCAGATGAAACCCCGGTATTACCCAGTGAGGCATTTCTGGCTCCGACCGGCAGTTTCAGAGTTGCAAAACCTGTTTTACCGGCATCTTGTCCGTAAACACTCATCGAGAAAAGCAGGAGAAAAATAATTTTTTTCATTGGTTAAAAATTTAATGAAATTCCAAAATAATGACGCAATCCTGAAGAAAACTGTTCAGGTGCTGCGGCATAGTCAATTCCTGATGCAAGCCCCGCCAGAGCAAACTGATAACTGAATCCGAATGACGGAACAACCGCTTCATCAGAATTCTTAAGATGCCATTTATCAAATCCGGCTCTTAGCAGGAATTCAGGTATTAGTGCATACTCCCCTCCTATTCTGAGGAGTTTTCTTTCCATATTGTTAAATTCATATTCTGCGGAAAGATGGAGCGGTAAATCCGTAAACGTATAAGCGAAGCCGAACTTCTTTGCAACCGGAAAGCGGTCTGTGGTAGTGGTGCCCGAATTGCCGTATAATTCTGATGTGTCCCATTTATAAGCTGAGTTGATATCCTGTATCACCGCTGAAAAACTCAGATTATCTGAATAGGTATATACAATACCGATATCAAATCCCAATGAGCTTGCAGAAGCTTTTTCGTAGAGATCAAAGTAATAAAATTTTACTCCGATTCCTGCGGAAAATTTTTCAGAAAACTTGTTGGCAAACGCAAGAAAAAACTGATTCTCGGATATAGAAAGATCCTTTGTTTTAAGTCCCTGATTGTCCCTGCCGTCAATATTAGAGATTCCAAAGTTAATTATTCCTGCGGAAATACCAGCAGTTGACCGGGGTTTTCTGTTTTCCAGGGTATCATCTTTTGCAAAAAACTCAAATCTTCTGGTAAAGCCGAGTGTATTAAGCATCCGGTCATACGAAAGCACAGCACTGGAAACCGAAGTAAAATTATCCTTCTGAAAAACAACCAAAGCCGGGTTATAGTAGGATGTAATGTTGCCAGTTTTAAGAGCGGATACTGAATTCCCCATAGCAATACCGCGAGGTCCAAATCCATAACGCGCAAACTCTCCCGGCGCTGAATTAGTTCTTTCAAATTTTGGCTGAGCAAAAACGGATACAGCAAAAAGAATCATGCTTAAGAAAATTTTTATCATTGCAGCACCATGATCTTTCCGAACTGCGGTTCTCCGCCATTAATCTCGACCGTATAAAAATACACACCGTTAGCGGCCGTATTCCCCTGATCATCTTTGCCGTCCCAGTAATCAATTACCCCCGCAGGGTCATTTTTATCTATTGTGTGAATCACATCCCCTCTTTCAGCATTCTGAATAACCGTTCTAATATACTGCATACCGGAGTTATATATTCTAATCGTGACAGAAGCTCTCACGCCGCCGGTTGAGTATTTAATCTTGCAGGTTTCAACCTTTGGTGAAAAAGGATTCGGGAATGCATATGTGGCTGAACGGGACTCCAGCTTCTGTGACGCAAAAAATACTTTCCAGTTATCCGGCCAGAGATCACCTATACCCGTGTTTAACACCAGACCATCATCCGAACCAAGCCAGAGTTCATTGCCTGCTGCATTGTATCCGGCGGAATAAAACGCTGTTGTCTGCAGTTTGATTTTAGTTTCGGAATCAGAGATGTTTACCGGAAGAAGCCAAGACCTTCCGCCATCAAATGAACGGAATGGTCCGTTATCAGCTGCAGCGATAACCCTTGATGAGAAATTTGTGAAGTTATGTGCTTTTTCATCACGCAGACTGGTGCTCCAGTTCAGCCCGCCATCAGAGGATGAACTTACTGCATAAAACTCACTGCTCCCTTCCGCCTTCCAGGTTGCAGCCCAAAGAGTATTTGTTGAGGGAGCATAATTCATTGCAACGATAAAATTTCCGCTGATGGGATTAGTCTGATTCTGATGGCTGAATTTTTCCCAGCGCAGATTTTTACTCGTATCAGCTATCAAAGCATCGGTGGTTTTATTGATACCACCCGCAGTTCCGGCATATACAATAGAATCATTTACTGCAATGATTGAAAATCCTCTGTAGTTAAGATTGTTATCACTGCAGAATCTCCCAGCAACCGGTGTAATACAAAAGTTGTATAACGAATCAGGATGCACTGCGTCAAGTCTGTCCGGCGGGAGTACTACTCTGTCCCATTTCTTACTTGTATTCACCAGCAGACTGTCTATTCTGCATTTTCTGATACCACCCGCAAAAGCGGCAATCCAGACGGTATTCTTTGTGATGGCTATATCGTATATAATGTTCTGTACTGCCACTGTCACTGGAAGCGCCCTTAAGGAACTAACTCCGTAAACTTCAACCGTATCATTTTCAGCATCAAGAGGCTGAGGAATGGTTATCCAGGTACTGCCGTTATCCGAACTTACCCGGATACCGCTACCTTCCGGCAGACGCTGCCCGGTTATCTCACGTGTATGAGCAGTTGAAGCCCATATAGTGCCGGTGTTTTTATCATAAGCAAGAGCAGTAATACTTTCAGTACCAAATTCCGGAGTTCCGTAATAATTTTTCCAGCTCGCGCCTTTATCAGTTGTGCGGCTCAATCCCCTTGTGGTGGCAAGCCAAACAGTATCACCTACCACTAAAAGATCATTAATGCCGTTCGAGAGAGGTTTTTCATCAAGAGAGATCTTCGCGAAAGCTTCATCAGTCTGAAGATAAAAATTTCCCGGACCGCTCTGTGGCATTACGGTACTGCATAATATTAAAAATAATAAAGCTGATCGGTTCATCTGATTGTAATAAAATAATTTACCGGTGTGCTGTTAAGTTTTCCACGGTCTCTCGCCTTAAATTCAAAACGATAGGTACCCTTCTGATTCGTGCTGTCCACCTTAATACCGCGCGACCAGATACCGTCTCCGGCTGTGGCATCCCCTTCAATCCCTCTGTCATTCATCTCATAGAGGAAACCGTTTGTTGATCCGTCCGGACGGTATGTCTGAAAATATACTCTCTCTATATCATCGCTTCCGTTTGAATCAGCAACCTCGGCTGCAAGGATAAAAGGAAAAACTCCGGTTACGGTTATCGTATCAGGCGCAATAATCCTGTTAATGACAGGCGCGATATTAGCCGCGCCGTTATCGTATATAAAACTTTCCGAACCGGCTTTTCTTGACTCACCCGAACTCAACGTAAGATAATATTCAATGCGGTACAGGCCGTTCACCTGACTTTGTCCCAGCGTGATTCTATTGGTGAAGATGCCATCGAGAGCAGTCTGATCACCATAAAGAAAACTGCCGTCATCATGTAAACTGAGAGGAAATGGCTGAACCCGGTTGTTAAGCGGATTATATATTTCTGCCCTTACTGAAGTAACACTGCTGAAACGGGTAAGCTGCAGTTTGATAGTAATTACGCTATCTTCAGGTGTTCTTCTGAAAGTGCCAATCGCGGAAAGTGAGGTAACGGAGGGGGAAACTTCTGTGGGATCAAAGGTCCCTGAAAAATCCTTGTCACAGCCCGTAAAAAAGGCAGCGGTCAGGATCAGTAATGAGAGTACTCTTTTCATTCTGCTATATAATTAAAATCGGACTTGGTGTAAAGGTCAAAATGAATATCAGAACCGAGAAATACCCCAAAGCCATTCTCCTGCTGTCAATAGGAGCATCATCAGGTACAGGGGGGTGATTCACTTTTATGACAAAATACAGGATACCTGCCCAGACCAGCCATCCTGCCCATCCAAAAGCGAGTCCCGGCAGCAAAAACTGCCTGACAACTCCAAGAATACCCATGATGATAAGGGCAATCATTGCAACCGAGGCAATCTTTTTATGATTTCTCAGACCGAACATGCCATAAACGATATGACCGCCGTCAAGCTGCCCGACCGGAATCAGATTCATGGAGGTTACAAACATGCCGAACCACCCCACGCAAAGAAACGGATAATGGTATATCTCAGACATCGGGGGGATGAACACCCCGGGTCTGTTAAAAAATGAACGGAGCACCATGGTTATCAGATTATCACCGAACACCAGAGAAAGTGCGTTTTTGCCGTACTCCGGCGAGAAATAATCCGGATGAATTCCCAGCAGATACTCCGGACCGGGCAGGGTTGCAAAACCATAAATATACACTCCGAGACAGGCGATAAAACCCGCAACCGGGCCATAGACACCAATATCAAAGAGAGCTTTACGGGTATATATAACAGACCGCGTCCGTATGACCGCTCCCATGGTTCCAAAGCTGAGAAAGATTCCCTCAAACGATAAAAACGGTATAAAATAAGGAAGACTGGTTTTTACCCTGTGATATATCGCCGCAAAGTAATGACCAAACTCATGCACCCCGAGGACAAAAAGTATTGCCATAGAATAAGGCAGTCCTTTTGCCAGCTCAGAGATTTCAATGACGGCGGAGGACCTTCCCACCCAGTCAACACCCGCAAAGGTGGTTGTTATAAAGGTTATGATAAAAAGCAGAATCGAGTAAAAA of Ignavibacteriales bacterium contains these proteins:
- a CDS encoding oligosaccharide flippase family protein — translated: MSQKSSLGFSTFLYTLTGFTVKGISFLLLPFYSYFFSAEEFGIASLMMGVSVTAAVFFQLGMQTIFPKFYLEYKDIHGSGKVLSLFFFRYIIWAGILFFLLFTFSESIARLVHGNGNYTVYYQMLFLAAAVETVSMTIIQYFRTEQQARTVALLQFASTLVHVAVLVTMLLTGFNNIFSFASAHLVSPLIILPMGIFLIRGQLTMNSGHIPLKPVLVFGMPVVAGALFSTLLDVSDRFILLYYLSEEEVGIYSFMYRIALGLNVFVIAFRTAWTPAGIELMRNGEYSEKSPRVFRNLINILVLLSLAFLLLSKAGFTHIPGLGQFFAGNYGSGIGLIPILLTAYIFSGLVSYFSIYPYTLAKGNYFLKMDLTGIVINAGLNFLLIPLIGIYGAAVATLMAFMSVFLYISRVSLRSVSESIRLSDVTVPLLILSVGYSSFYLIENIFVLSGVLISGIGLLIYYGGIRLQLLWPQGLLNEFLNKSDKLS
- a CDS encoding GNAT family N-acetyltransferase is translated as MVFDYKKLSDTELSSAEWDEFVEKSDNGTIFHTRKFLSYHPEGRFEDTSLLFFKDGKPLSLLPAVAINRNGKRVLSSHSGASYGGFVYKSSFNLKEAFTVVEQTLEFAKNNGFDAIQLTLPPIIYASSYSNYLDFALFRNGFSYLKREVSSVVELSGGRESILASYRPEARTALKKAQSLGVEIAETERFDEYYEILKKNLRMRHNVNPTHTLEELKRLKQMYPAKIRLWGAFKDETLLAGVCNFSANNNVVLAFYISHDEEYQMYRPVNLLFYEIMNRSRDEGFKFLDFGIFTVNMEPNWGLGRFKENFGARGIFRDTFYIEL
- a CDS encoding site-2 protease family protein, coding for MEDYQSAEYDRTAEERKKRRQGIFYSILLFIITFITTTFAGVDWVGRSSAVIEISELAKGLPYSMAILFVLGVHEFGHYFAAIYHRVKTSLPYFIPFLSFEGIFLSFGTMGAVIRTRSVIYTRKALFDIGVYGPVAGFIACLGVYIYGFATLPGPEYLLGIHPDYFSPEYGKNALSLVFGDNLITMVLRSFFNRPGVFIPPMSEIYHYPFLCVGWFGMFVTSMNLIPVGQLDGGHIVYGMFGLRNHKKIASVAMIALIIMGILGVVRQFLLPGLAFGWAGWLVWAGILYFVIKVNHPPVPDDAPIDSRRMALGYFSVLIFILTFTPSPILII
- a CDS encoding glycosyltransferase family 1 protein, with the translated sequence MLRILHIAPQNYAGVPYSFYEMHNACGDYSRIITLHKNPLQFPEDICLELPLPVFSAARLWRRKKAEQTAKTVINYPHYFTPSNAAEKLYFFLNDTIRRPVINRVIRDYELDSFDIIHFDAGLDFYRYPRQALKWKQAGKKIVCCYYGSDLRLRGVIRELDEISDLNITSEYDHLAMKNDLHYLFYPYSTAELPEPVTRERKKLKIIHSPTNRKYKGTDLILEVIEKVKKQRDIEFILCEGVPRGELLEIKADCDISIDQVGGKMGGTGYGKAGLETLGMGIPTLTNITKEYEDWLPENPFVVANNERELFEQLMRLIDDKEFRLAKGEKGKTWVEKYHSFESVNSALKSLYREKGII
- a CDS encoding PorV/PorQ family protein; protein product: MKKIIFLLLFSMSVYGQDAGKTGFATLKLPVGARNASLGNTGVSSASDVTALFYNPASLNESSAPEVFIFHNQWIQGVSSEYFAAKSSFWGLTAAAGLSISSVDDIEIRNKPGDPEGTFNAHAMTVSIGAAFSPAENWQSGVTIKYLYEDYLADQADGFAFDVGAVYTFSGFRVSAALSNIGSMNNLKNNPTKLPAAFRAGINKSFASIFPQFDVSASAEVQQQLTSGIFGLNAGAEIVYDNMVAMRFGTLPLNDSNYLTAGLGFNISGIRIDYGFTPFAEDLGAGHLISLNYRF